GTAGCAATTCCAGTGCACCTGGCAGTGATCCTTTTCTTTGAAAAGTACTGTCTCTTTGGTTCCAGTAAGTTGGACCACCAAATGACATCATTTTCCCTGGAACCTGGTCACTGACTAACACAGACAATTGGGATTCCAGAGCCTCAGAGCCGGGAGAAGGCACAGTACATACAGAAGGAATCGAATGGGATCTCGTTTTGAGTCCTGCCTTCTGCACACTCAGAACGGCAGCCCCAAGGCCTGGAGTGTCCAGGGGCTTCTGGCCAGGCCCAAGAAGGCACAAAGGTAGGAGCACAAAGAGCCCCATTCCCACAGACGGGCAGCCCAGCAGCACCAGTGGAAGCTCAGCTGTCCTCCAGCTGCTCTCGGCAGACAGTTCAGTGCACAGTTTATGCCCTAGCTGAAAAAGATCTCCCGGACGTATTTCAAcacatcctcttcctcctcctcctcagggcTCCTGCTGCAGGCAGAGTTGATACCCCCCGGCCTCTGGGAAGGGCTGAGGCCTGGAGCCAGTGCCTCTTTCCCACTGTCCTCTTCCTCACTGCTGCTCCCAGAACTTGTGTGAGGCGACACAGAGCAGGGAGGGGAGTGCTCTGGGTTATCAGCCCCCACCAGGGCCAGCTGCTCGCAGGCCTTTTCCTGTTTGCGGCTCTGTGGAGTACGGGAAAAGGCAGGCTCAACATACGTGTTTTATTTCCCTAACATGCTGATCTGTCAGTAACGCAGGATGTATCTAGAAGCAACTACAAAGCCAAAGTGACCAGGCCAGGCAATGTGCCCATATCCTGAGCACCCACCCTCTCTTCACCCCACTCCTCCCCCGACCCCCTCTTCACAGCTC
This window of the Pongo abelii isolate AG06213 chromosome 6, NHGRI_mPonAbe1-v2.0_pri, whole genome shotgun sequence genome carries:
- the CYREN gene encoding cell cycle regulator of non-homologous end joining, producing the protein METLQSKTKTRVLPSWLTAQVATKNVAPMKAPKRMRMAAVPVAAARLPATRTVYCMNEAEIVDVALGILIESRKQEKACEQLALVGADNPEHSPPCSVSPHTSSGSSSEEEDSGKEALAPGLSPSQRPGGINSACSRSPEEEEEEDVLKYVREIFFS